The Terriglobus tenax genome contains a region encoding:
- a CDS encoding DNA internalization-related competence protein ComEC/Rec2 — protein sequence MRPASILEILWPRWAMEPLRLARMPMFAAAACFAAGIALARWNWVPVGCLVWLLVVCVVLTLAALRRALRCALLPSLLLWFIAGMLCMELEPLPLRQQAVVHGADHLRRQISGSIVRVQPLTAEAYEPATIDPETLADDATPQQNLVAIDLALDHVEEVTPDLSRMMPVEGGIRLYVRGRDASVLPSLRCGDALTLAVQMREPERYLDAGVWQFADYLEQQGIAATARVDAAVLHPSPGKGRFSCRVHAWSTWAAGRLQCVVDSRANRMLPAALRLTRDDAGMLSAMLFGDRTLLDHGLRLGFERTGTFHVFVVAGMHLGLLAAMVYMLLPRRLPEGLRVLLTLALATLYALLTGFQPPVQRALLMTGVFLLTRWLARNHSTLNALGVAAIVVMASAPHLLFEASLQMSLLVIVAIGGIAAPLLNRTVQPYLRAASRLRFVQLDTGFPPHLAQFRVLLRMYGRPLGWIFGRSIGRWARSLPAWCVRVVLHVVELAFVSLIAELVMALPMAIYFHRLTLLSVPLNLLCVPLLGVLMPVAIVTFVVSLLWPWLAMLPAAATALLLHAMTSLAQRASYAPAADLRIPPPPVLAIVFAMLVWAACLWLVRTRDRWVWTVVALLPLAMLAVTYPYARHIHPGQLEVTAIDVGQGDSIFVTSPEGQTMLIDAGGPVGSAQTAAASKWDVGEDVISPYLWSRGIRRLNIVVLTHAHSDHMGGMAAVLRNFHPQELWISVDAGSSAFRALLDQVRQQGIVVRRLRAPCLFAWSRVNLRILAPQQNVPNGFAPVNNDSLVMEIDYGQSSVLLEGDAEQQSEATMLASEPLHPVTLLKVGHHGSLTSTTPAWLAALHPHYAVISAGRNNRFGHPRMEVLQRLQMQQVRTWRTDLLGVSTFLLSEDGSVTTD from the coding sequence ATGCGGCCCGCCTCCATTCTCGAAATTCTGTGGCCGCGCTGGGCCATGGAGCCTCTGCGCCTTGCGCGCATGCCCATGTTCGCCGCGGCGGCATGCTTCGCCGCGGGCATCGCGCTGGCAAGGTGGAACTGGGTTCCGGTCGGATGCCTTGTGTGGCTGCTGGTGGTGTGCGTGGTGCTTACCCTTGCCGCGCTGCGCCGCGCATTACGGTGTGCGCTTTTACCCTCATTGCTGCTGTGGTTTATCGCCGGCATGCTCTGCATGGAACTGGAGCCTTTGCCGTTACGGCAGCAGGCAGTCGTGCACGGCGCAGATCATCTTCGACGCCAGATCAGCGGCAGTATTGTGCGCGTGCAGCCGCTCACGGCAGAGGCCTACGAGCCAGCGACGATCGACCCCGAGACACTGGCCGATGACGCCACGCCACAGCAAAACCTCGTCGCCATTGACCTCGCGCTCGATCACGTGGAAGAGGTCACACCAGACCTGTCGCGCATGATGCCCGTAGAGGGCGGCATCCGGCTGTATGTGCGCGGGCGCGATGCCTCCGTTCTTCCGTCATTGCGCTGCGGGGATGCGCTCACGCTCGCGGTGCAGATGCGCGAGCCCGAACGATATCTCGATGCGGGTGTCTGGCAGTTCGCGGATTACCTGGAGCAGCAGGGCATTGCCGCGACGGCGCGCGTCGATGCTGCCGTACTGCATCCGTCTCCAGGGAAAGGCCGTTTTTCCTGTCGAGTTCATGCGTGGTCTACGTGGGCCGCAGGCCGTTTGCAGTGTGTTGTGGACTCACGCGCGAACCGCATGCTGCCTGCGGCCCTGCGGCTGACACGCGACGATGCGGGCATGCTCAGCGCCATGCTCTTCGGCGACCGCACCCTGCTGGATCACGGGCTGCGCCTTGGCTTTGAACGGACCGGCACCTTCCACGTTTTCGTGGTCGCGGGCATGCATCTGGGGCTGCTTGCCGCCATGGTCTACATGCTGCTGCCGCGCCGCCTGCCGGAAGGTCTGCGCGTTCTGCTCACCCTTGCGCTGGCCACACTCTATGCCTTGCTCACCGGCTTTCAACCACCAGTGCAGCGCGCCTTGCTGATGACCGGGGTCTTCCTGCTCACACGCTGGCTGGCGCGCAATCACAGCACGCTCAATGCGCTTGGGGTTGCGGCCATTGTCGTCATGGCCAGCGCACCGCATCTGCTGTTTGAAGCCAGCCTGCAGATGTCCCTGCTGGTCATCGTTGCCATCGGAGGCATTGCCGCGCCGCTGCTGAACCGCACCGTGCAGCCCTATCTGCGTGCGGCCTCGCGCTTGCGGTTCGTGCAACTGGACACCGGCTTCCCGCCGCACCTGGCGCAGTTCCGTGTGCTGCTGCGCATGTACGGCCGGCCGCTTGGATGGATCTTTGGTCGCTCCATAGGCCGATGGGCGCGCAGTCTGCCCGCCTGGTGCGTCCGCGTTGTGCTGCACGTTGTAGAACTTGCTTTCGTCAGCCTGATTGCGGAACTGGTTATGGCCCTGCCGATGGCCATCTACTTTCATCGGCTCACGCTGCTGTCAGTCCCGCTGAACCTTCTGTGCGTTCCGCTGCTTGGCGTGCTGATGCCGGTGGCGATTGTTACCTTTGTCGTCTCGCTGCTCTGGCCCTGGCTGGCCATGCTGCCCGCCGCCGCAACAGCGTTGCTGCTCCACGCCATGACCTCCCTTGCACAACGGGCAAGTTACGCACCGGCGGCGGATCTGCGCATTCCCCCGCCTCCTGTGCTCGCCATCGTCTTCGCCATGCTGGTGTGGGCTGCATGCCTGTGGTTGGTTCGCACACGCGACCGCTGGGTATGGACGGTTGTCGCTCTGCTTCCCCTGGCCATGCTGGCTGTTACGTATCCGTACGCGCGGCACATCCACCCGGGCCAGCTTGAGGTTACTGCCATTGACGTTGGCCAGGGCGACTCGATCTTCGTTACCTCTCCCGAAGGGCAGACCATGCTCATCGATGCCGGTGGCCCGGTCGGCTCTGCGCAGACTGCTGCCGCCAGCAAGTGGGATGTGGGTGAGGATGTCATCTCGCCCTACCTGTGGTCGCGCGGCATCCGCCGTCTCAACATCGTTGTGCTGACACACGCGCACAGCGATCACATGGGCGGCATGGCTGCGGTTCTGCGCAACTTCCATCCGCAGGAGTTGTGGATAAGCGTCGACGCCGGATCTTCGGCCTTCCGCGCACTTCTCGATCAGGTGCGTCAACAGGGCATCGTTGTGCGGCGCCTGCGTGCCCCATGTTTGTTTGCGTGGAGCCGCGTGAATCTCCGCATCCTCGCTCCGCAGCAGAATGTGCCCAACGGCTTCGCGCCCGTGAACAACGACTCGCTGGTGATGGAGATTGACTACGGACAATCGTCCGTCCTGCTGGAAGGGGATGCCGAGCAGCAGAGTGAGGCCACCATGCTCGCCTCGGAGCCGCTGCATCCCGTCACACTGCTGAAGGTAGGCCATCACGGCAGCCTCACCTCCACCACGCCCGCATGGCTGGCCGCGCTCCATCCGCATTACGCGGTCATCTCTGCGGGGCGTAACAACCGGTTCGGGCATCCGCGTATGGAGGTGCTGCAGCGGCTGCAAATGCAACAGGTCCGTACCTGGCGTACGGACCTGTTGGGCGTTTCTACGTTTCTGCTAAGTGAAGACGGCAGCGTAACTACAGATTGA
- the rlmD gene encoding 23S rRNA (uracil(1939)-C(5))-methyltransferase RlmD has translation MKLRIDKAIYGGNGLARMTEGEQAGKAVFVPFVLPGEVVEAHVRASKKGFAEAALLSVPEPSQDRIEARCKHFTFCGGCQYQHATYDAQLAMKRGILEETMQRAGVRDLPTIQVHAAEPWGYRNRIRLRVEANRIGYNRRASHAFLPVEECPIAAPLLWQAVQALTELPLEGVAEVEFFTDAHESKLQLTVLAEKHLSQKRLTRLCEMLQQRIPQLAGASVVQADPRQRGHRGQPDESVEGHVAAHWGEASLPYLASGQTYRVQAGGFFQVNRFLIDTMVRIVTANHSGERAWDLYAGAGLFTAALMKNFAQVTAVEIGEASFRELAALTTPPHRAMRATTAEFLKRGKLEAPDLIVVDPPRAGLGTEVVERLIAISVPRIVSVSCDPATFSRDAAGLLQSGYTLAELHLVDMFPQTFHLETVAVFTR, from the coding sequence ATGAAGCTCCGCATCGACAAAGCGATCTACGGCGGCAACGGCCTGGCCCGCATGACCGAAGGCGAGCAGGCAGGCAAAGCTGTCTTTGTGCCCTTCGTGCTTCCCGGGGAAGTGGTGGAGGCCCACGTCCGCGCCTCGAAGAAGGGCTTTGCGGAGGCTGCGCTGCTCTCTGTTCCTGAGCCCTCGCAGGATCGCATCGAAGCGCGTTGCAAACACTTTACCTTTTGTGGCGGATGCCAGTATCAGCACGCGACGTATGATGCGCAGCTTGCCATGAAACGCGGCATCCTGGAGGAGACCATGCAGCGCGCGGGTGTTCGCGATCTGCCCACCATCCAGGTGCATGCGGCGGAGCCATGGGGATATCGCAACCGCATCCGCCTGCGTGTTGAAGCGAATCGCATCGGCTACAACCGCCGCGCCTCGCATGCCTTTCTACCTGTCGAAGAGTGCCCCATCGCCGCGCCGTTGTTGTGGCAGGCGGTGCAGGCATTGACGGAGCTTCCGCTGGAAGGCGTGGCCGAGGTGGAGTTCTTCACTGATGCCCATGAAAGCAAGTTGCAACTCACTGTACTTGCGGAGAAGCATCTCTCGCAGAAAAGACTGACGCGGCTTTGCGAAATGTTGCAGCAGCGTATTCCGCAGCTTGCCGGGGCAAGCGTCGTGCAGGCTGACCCGCGTCAGCGTGGGCATCGCGGCCAGCCGGATGAGTCCGTGGAAGGCCACGTGGCGGCGCACTGGGGAGAAGCCTCGCTGCCGTATCTCGCCTCCGGGCAAACCTATCGCGTGCAGGCTGGCGGCTTCTTCCAGGTGAACCGTTTCCTCATCGACACCATGGTGCGGATCGTCACCGCGAACCACAGTGGCGAGCGCGCATGGGATCTCTACGCCGGTGCGGGCCTCTTCACTGCCGCCTTGATGAAGAACTTCGCGCAGGTCACCGCGGTGGAGATCGGCGAGGCCAGCTTCCGCGAGCTCGCCGCGCTCACCACGCCGCCGCATCGCGCGATGCGCGCCACCACGGCGGAGTTCCTCAAGCGCGGCAAACTGGAAGCACCAGACCTCATCGTTGTCGATCCCCCACGCGCCGGCCTCGGAACGGAGGTCGTCGAACGGCTCATCGCGATCAGCGTCCCGCGGATTGTCTCTGTCTCGTGCGATCCCGCGACCTTCTCGCGCGATGCGGCCGGACTGCTACAATCCGGCTACACGCTGGCTGAGCTTCATCTCGTGGACATGTTTCCTCAAACCTTCCATCTCGAAACCGTAGCCGTCTTCACGCGATAG
- a CDS encoding type III pantothenate kinase, whose amino-acid sequence MLLALDVGNTNIVLGVYDRPAAADQPSQLIADWRITTIHHRTTDEMSVLLRALFALRGLKVEDVTGIAISSVVPPVDQVLRKVCETLFKLRPLFVEPGIRTGLAVLVDHPTEVGADRIVNCVSAFERYGGPCIVVDMGTATTFDVISAKGEFLGGAIAPGLGISADALFNLAARLSRVEIRKPAKIIGTNTTDNIQIGLYYGYIGLVDGILERMIAELGGEVKTVVTGGLGKLISGGSRYLHTVDEMLTLEGLRIIYDRNQERRRRQGEIVKPQA is encoded by the coding sequence ATGCTACTGGCACTCGATGTAGGTAACACCAACATTGTGCTGGGTGTGTATGACCGCCCGGCGGCTGCTGACCAGCCCTCACAACTCATCGCCGACTGGCGCATTACCACCATCCATCACCGCACGACGGACGAGATGAGCGTGCTGTTGCGCGCCCTGTTCGCCCTGCGCGGATTGAAGGTGGAGGATGTGACCGGCATTGCTATCTCCTCCGTTGTCCCTCCCGTGGACCAGGTGTTGCGCAAGGTCTGCGAGACGCTTTTCAAGCTGCGTCCGCTCTTTGTGGAGCCCGGCATCCGCACCGGCCTTGCCGTGCTGGTCGACCATCCCACAGAGGTTGGCGCGGACCGTATCGTCAACTGTGTCTCCGCGTTTGAGCGCTACGGTGGCCCCTGCATCGTGGTGGACATGGGTACGGCCACCACCTTCGACGTCATCTCCGCCAAGGGCGAGTTCCTCGGCGGCGCTATCGCTCCGGGCCTGGGGATCAGTGCCGATGCACTGTTCAACCTGGCCGCGCGCCTGTCGCGTGTGGAGATTCGCAAGCCGGCGAAGATCATCGGCACAAACACGACGGACAACATCCAGATCGGCCTCTACTACGGCTACATCGGCCTGGTCGATGGCATCCTGGAGCGCATGATCGCGGAACTTGGCGGCGAGGTGAAGACCGTCGTCACTGGTGGCCTGGGCAAGCTGATCTCCGGAGGATCGCGCTACCTGCATACCGTCGATGAGATGCTGACGCTCGAAGGCCTGCGCATCATCTATGACCGCAACCAGGAGCGCCGCCGCCGCCAGGGCGAGATTGTGAAGCCGCAGGCGTAG
- a CDS encoding biotin--[acetyl-CoA-carboxylase] ligase, with protein sequence MYDLAALETALRGSIFDDKLDYFATIDSTNTHALAQAHEGAPHGSVYLAGEQTAGRGRGGHQWHSRPEDGIYVSILVRPQLPADRSLWLSLIAGMAVKTAVAQAAKLEADIRWPNDVLIGGKKCAGILVESAFAGNAMRHAVIGIGLNLNHENFPEPLSETATSLRLASGHLQLREHVLLNLLTALEQELAALNSGDDVLARFTGASTWVQGKPVSVAEEEGYTGVTCGLNPQGFLQVETAHGVRTVRSGGVRPSEL encoded by the coding sequence ATGTACGACCTGGCCGCGCTGGAGACGGCGCTTCGCGGATCGATCTTCGACGACAAGCTGGATTACTTCGCGACGATCGATTCGACGAACACCCATGCGTTGGCGCAGGCGCACGAAGGCGCTCCGCATGGCAGCGTGTACCTTGCGGGCGAGCAGACCGCCGGCCGCGGACGCGGCGGCCACCAATGGCACTCGCGTCCGGAAGACGGCATCTATGTCAGCATCCTGGTGCGGCCTCAGCTGCCGGCAGACCGCTCGCTTTGGCTTTCTCTGATTGCAGGCATGGCGGTGAAAACGGCGGTCGCGCAGGCGGCAAAGCTGGAAGCCGATATTCGTTGGCCCAACGATGTGTTGATCGGCGGGAAAAAGTGCGCGGGCATTCTGGTGGAGTCGGCCTTCGCCGGCAACGCCATGCGCCATGCCGTCATTGGAATCGGTCTGAACCTGAATCACGAAAATTTTCCGGAACCTCTTTCGGAAACAGCCACTTCGCTGCGGCTGGCCTCGGGTCATCTGCAGCTGCGGGAGCATGTACTGCTCAACCTGTTGACCGCGCTCGAGCAGGAACTGGCTGCGCTAAACAGCGGCGACGATGTGCTGGCACGCTTCACCGGGGCATCCACCTGGGTGCAGGGAAAGCCGGTCAGCGTGGCCGAGGAAGAGGGCTATACTGGGGTGACGTGCGGTCTGAATCCGCAGGGTTTTCTCCAGGTTGAGACAGCGCATGGCGTGCGCACGGTCCGCTCCGGCGGCGTACGACCCAGCGAACTATAA
- the nadC gene encoding carboxylating nicotinate-nucleotide diphosphorylase, with the protein MKPMDWKSKRVTALLEAALVEDRATEDETTRLTIDPSLRASASILAKEDCVVSGLGCIPAFLEIFARLSKKPVGRFEVISHSEIFDGVRVKKGQALAVIRHNAASILSCERVILNLMQRMSGVATLTSQYVREVQGTKVKVLDTRKTLPGMRMLDKYAVACGGGTNHRQDLHDGIMIKNNHISLGGGIPTVLAKALKDRRGSQKVQVEVRSFAELDQALEGGAESLLLDNMTPSEVAKAVKIIRKKTPGIPIEASGNMNLKTIRSYAKTGVDFISVGALTHSAVAVDLSMKITADVY; encoded by the coding sequence ATGAAGCCCATGGACTGGAAGAGCAAGCGCGTGACCGCACTTCTTGAGGCCGCGCTGGTGGAAGACCGCGCGACCGAAGATGAGACAACCCGGCTGACCATTGACCCCTCGCTGCGCGCCTCGGCATCGATCCTCGCCAAGGAGGACTGTGTTGTCTCCGGTCTGGGCTGCATTCCGGCGTTTCTTGAGATCTTTGCGCGCCTCAGTAAAAAGCCCGTCGGCCGCTTTGAGGTCATCAGCCACTCGGAGATCTTCGATGGCGTGCGCGTCAAGAAAGGCCAGGCGCTGGCTGTCATTCGCCACAATGCTGCCTCCATCCTCTCCTGTGAACGCGTCATCCTGAACCTGATGCAGCGCATGAGCGGCGTCGCCACGCTCACCTCGCAGTATGTGCGCGAGGTGCAGGGAACCAAGGTTAAGGTGCTGGACACGCGCAAGACGCTGCCCGGCATGCGCATGCTGGACAAGTACGCCGTCGCCTGCGGAGGAGGCACCAATCACCGGCAGGACCTGCATGACGGCATCATGATCAAGAACAACCACATCTCGCTGGGCGGCGGCATTCCCACCGTGCTGGCCAAGGCGCTGAAAGACCGTCGCGGCAGCCAGAAGGTGCAGGTGGAGGTCCGCAGCTTTGCCGAGCTGGACCAGGCCCTGGAAGGCGGAGCCGAGTCGCTTCTGCTGGACAACATGACGCCCTCCGAGGTCGCAAAGGCAGTCAAGATTATCCGCAAAAAAACTCCCGGAATTCCCATTGAAGCCAGCGGAAACATGAACCTGAAGACCATTCGCAGCTACGCGAAGACAGGTGTCGACTTCATCAGCGTGGGGGCTTTGACCCACTCCGCCGTGGCCGTAGACCTGAGCATGAAGATCACCGCGGACGTGTACTGA
- the ppc gene encoding phosphoenolpyruvate carboxylase, with translation MASLWQPKNWSERLAEIEAQTGDLKEAPLRRDVRSLGKLLGDVLREQVGDELFQLVETLRLSAIARREADGKGDAALANSDLQKTILAIHSLDEKQAYQLARAFAFYFELINLAETNHRKRRRVAHELNPAGIPQRGSLRGTLRRMKQVGYTAEQAYEFLGKLRVTPVFTAHPTEVARRLVMFKQRRISYILWRLDRIPTAPERLEALERELTAEITGLWQTNDFRTERPSVRDEIRIGLDYYEASLFATLPRLYNEISGALASEYGLKPAPADLPIVVDYGSWIGGDRDGNPYVTPDVTREAITMASNLLLKHYGGRLQNLFEQLGSSTQQAPVSKPLSDLLAGYVAQFHDAEHASLEQRFALEPVRLLVICIMIRLGASPRSSVPFSGLPVLPPYTSVTEFQNDLCVLRTSLMENRGSRLAEMLLDPLLLEVRTYGLHLHTLDIRQHARVHAAAVAELADVQRVTDGALPKELSPQTLELIDTVRAVAEIKRKSPRAIRQYVISGATEKEDLLRVIWLARMGGVVVEGREGDPGLKPVPLFESIEDLQNAPRICRDVWTSEAYKPLLESWKYEQEIMLGYSDSNKDGGMITSTWEIYKAHRALHEVARECGVKLRLFHGRGGTVGRGGGPTHRALYAQPFDGFNGHFRITEQGEVMNWKYSDVVLAERNLELMLAASLDALARPDAKQQCDSCLTGILTPEWEEALNELSETSYGFYRKSIVEDPEVFTYFEQATPVVELEHAKIGSRPARRSGKRNFADLRAIPWVFGWMQSRHLVPAWFGVGHALATFAEKGPESLALLQQMMKEFPLFIDMMRNVEMALVKSDFGIARMYAGLVKDEALRERVWSKLLAEFERTKKMVLAVTGQTELLATNPVLARSVRLRNPYVDPMSLIQVELMRRKRDTGETEELNRAITATINGISAGLRNTG, from the coding sequence ATGGCTTCGTTGTGGCAACCGAAGAACTGGAGCGAGCGTCTGGCCGAGATCGAGGCACAGACGGGCGATCTGAAAGAAGCGCCTCTGCGGCGCGATGTGCGCTCGCTGGGCAAGCTGCTGGGCGATGTACTGCGCGAGCAGGTGGGCGATGAACTGTTCCAACTGGTGGAGACGCTGCGTCTCTCCGCGATTGCACGCCGCGAGGCTGACGGCAAAGGCGACGCCGCGCTGGCCAACAGCGATCTGCAGAAGACGATTCTCGCCATCCACTCGCTCGACGAGAAGCAGGCCTACCAGCTTGCACGCGCCTTCGCGTTCTACTTTGAGCTGATCAACCTGGCGGAGACCAACCATCGCAAGCGCCGCCGCGTGGCGCATGAGCTGAACCCGGCCGGCATTCCGCAGCGCGGATCGCTGCGCGGTACCCTGCGCCGCATGAAGCAGGTGGGCTACACCGCAGAGCAGGCGTACGAGTTCCTGGGCAAGCTGCGCGTGACCCCGGTCTTCACCGCGCACCCCACTGAGGTGGCACGCCGTCTGGTCATGTTCAAGCAGCGCCGCATCAGCTACATCCTGTGGCGGCTTGACCGCATCCCCACCGCGCCGGAGCGCCTGGAAGCCCTGGAGCGCGAGCTCACCGCCGAGATTACCGGCCTATGGCAGACCAACGACTTCCGCACCGAGCGTCCCTCGGTCCGCGACGAAATCCGTATCGGCCTGGACTACTACGAGGCCTCGCTCTTCGCCACGCTGCCGCGCCTGTACAACGAGATCTCCGGAGCCCTGGCATCGGAGTACGGCTTGAAGCCTGCTCCTGCCGACCTTCCCATCGTGGTCGATTACGGCTCGTGGATCGGCGGCGACCGCGACGGCAATCCCTATGTCACGCCGGACGTCACCCGCGAAGCCATCACCATGGCCAGCAATCTGCTGCTGAAGCACTACGGCGGCCGGTTGCAGAACCTGTTTGAACAGCTTGGCAGCAGCACGCAGCAGGCTCCTGTTTCAAAGCCGCTGTCTGACCTGTTGGCCGGCTACGTAGCCCAGTTCCACGACGCCGAACATGCCTCACTGGAGCAGCGTTTTGCCCTGGAGCCGGTGCGTCTGCTGGTCATCTGCATCATGATCCGCCTCGGCGCTTCGCCGCGCTCGAGCGTGCCCTTCTCCGGTCTGCCGGTGCTGCCGCCGTACACCAGCGTGACCGAGTTCCAGAACGACCTCTGCGTTCTGCGCACCAGCCTGATGGAGAACCGCGGCTCGCGCCTTGCGGAGATGCTGCTGGATCCGCTGCTGCTGGAGGTCCGCACCTATGGCCTGCACCTGCATACGCTCGACATCCGCCAGCATGCGCGTGTTCACGCCGCTGCCGTGGCGGAGCTTGCCGACGTTCAGCGCGTCACAGACGGTGCTCTGCCAAAGGAACTCTCGCCGCAGACGCTGGAGCTGATTGACACCGTTCGCGCCGTTGCGGAGATCAAGCGCAAGTCGCCGCGTGCCATTCGCCAGTACGTCATCAGCGGAGCCACGGAGAAGGAAGATCTTCTGCGCGTCATCTGGCTGGCCCGCATGGGCGGCGTGGTGGTGGAAGGCCGCGAAGGCGATCCGGGGTTGAAGCCGGTGCCGCTGTTCGAATCGATTGAAGACCTGCAGAACGCACCGCGCATCTGCCGCGACGTGTGGACCAGCGAGGCCTACAAGCCCCTGCTGGAGAGCTGGAAGTACGAGCAGGAGATCATGCTCGGGTACTCCGACTCGAACAAAGACGGCGGCATGATTACCTCCACCTGGGAGATCTATAAGGCACACCGTGCGCTGCACGAAGTGGCCCGCGAGTGCGGCGTGAAGCTGCGCCTCTTCCATGGCCGCGGAGGCACGGTTGGCCGCGGTGGCGGACCAACGCACCGCGCACTGTACGCGCAGCCGTTCGACGGCTTCAACGGCCACTTCCGCATCACCGAACAGGGCGAGGTGATGAACTGGAAGTACTCGGACGTGGTTCTGGCCGAGCGCAACCTTGAGCTGATGCTGGCTGCCTCGCTGGACGCCCTGGCGCGGCCGGACGCAAAGCAGCAGTGCGACTCCTGCCTGACCGGGATCCTGACTCCGGAATGGGAAGAGGCGCTCAACGAACTGAGCGAAACCTCCTACGGCTTCTATCGCAAGAGCATTGTCGAAGACCCCGAGGTCTTCACCTACTTCGAACAGGCAACGCCCGTCGTTGAGCTCGAACACGCCAAGATCGGCTCACGCCCGGCACGCCGCAGCGGCAAGCGCAACTTCGCCGACCTGCGTGCGATTCCATGGGTCTTCGGCTGGATGCAGAGCCGTCACCTGGTTCCGGCGTGGTTCGGTGTTGGCCATGCGCTCGCGACCTTCGCGGAGAAGGGACCGGAGTCGCTCGCCTTGCTGCAGCAGATGATGAAGGAGTTTCCGCTCTTTATTGACATGATGCGCAACGTGGAGATGGCGCTGGTCAAGAGCGACTTCGGCATCGCCCGCATGTACGCCGGCCTGGTGAAGGACGAAGCCCTGCGTGAGCGCGTCTGGTCCAAGCTGCTGGCTGAGTTTGAACGCACGAAGAAGATGGTGCTGGCGGTAACCGGGCAGACCGAACTTCTGGCAACGAACCCCGTGCTGGCTCGTTCGGTTCGTCTGCGCAATCCGTATGTCGACCCCATGAGCCTGATCCAGGTGGAATTGATGCGCCGCAAGCGCGATACCGGGGAAACGGAAGAGTTGAATCGCGCTATCACGGCGACCATCAACGGCATCTCCGCCGGTCTGCGCAACACTGGCTGA